One Oryza sativa Japonica Group chromosome 8, ASM3414082v1 DNA window includes the following coding sequences:
- the LOC107276024 gene encoding uncharacterized protein: MDGSKYRAKGSAMVGASKKVAYVLLLLLALAAAALSVVVLHKVRERRAFAVLLRERDRQLISTRILLQKEKAFNKEMKRKLEELKATTSSLRTQKTDLKTKIKGLEATATTLKNREKELEAVLAEKNSRVSQMEATLTDKNSHIRQMEERAAGTNPDQMAALMELLQQKEAELEEIKVRFQDYKTTERKSVGSKSTHVQSNNANARPDNAVVEKVTSSSDATPTRAEEKSSKNTTTAESRHPKDTSLEEKQVKSATSKEEDGLQDKTDDAIEDIDDIYGESHSKKIEFPRRNKKFLTNSGVDSQDEELHRIEHPGNSLDQDSDRVRYNKLLEKEIDKVSGETKNKKSIDGSLEKISKHSLGDANKNGLKQTVEDMAGGTAAVKPNMSVNDDGTQQQNKRPKKKKTRSKKKMIDSATTNSSSEVTKEK; this comes from the exons ATGGATGGGAGCAAGTACAGGGCGAAGGGCTCTGCCATGGTCGGTGCCAGCAAGAAGGTTGCCTATgtccttctgctgctgctggcgctggccgccgccgcgctcagcGTCGTCGTCCTGCACAAGGTCAGGGAGCGCCGCGCGTTTGCTGTTCTTCTCCGGGAGCGCGACCGGCAGCTCATCTCCACGCGGATCCTCCTCCAG AAAGAGAAGGCGTTTAACAAGGAGATGAAGAGGAAGTTGGAAGAACTGAAGGCCACAACATCTTCCCTAAGGACTCAGAAGACAGACCTGAAAACGAAGATCAAAGGACTAGAAGCCACAGCCACAACTCTGAAGAACAGAGAGAAAGAACTGGAAGCAGTTCTCGCAGAGAAAAATAGCCGCGTCAGTCAAATGGAAGCAACTCTCACAGATAAAAACAGCCACATCAGACAAATGGAAGAGAGAGCCGCAGGCACAAATCCTGACCAGATGGCAGCTCTGATGGAGCTCCTGCAGCAGAAGGAAGCCGAGCTTGAAGAGATCAAGGTCAGGTTCCAGGATTACAAGACAACGGAACGGAAGAGCGTCGGCAGTAAGAGCACTCATGTTCAATCAAACAACGCAAATGCAAGACCTGACAATGCTGTAGTCGAAAAGGTCACAAGCTCCAGTGATGCTACACCCACTAGAGCAGAAGAAAAGAGTTCTAAGAATACCACAACAGCAGAAAGTAGACAcccaaaagacacatctttagaAGAAAAGCAAGTGAAATCTGCAACTAGCAAGGAAGAAGATGGCTTACAAGACAAAACAGATGATGCCATTGAAGATATTGATGATATCTACGGGGAAAGTCATTCAAAGAAGATCGAATTTCCTCGGCGGAACAAAAAGTTTTTGACTAACAGTGGAGTAGACAGCCAAGATGAAGAACTGCATAGGATAGAACACCCAGGGAACTCCCTAGACCAGGACAGTGATCGCGTCAGGTACAATAAACTGTTGGAGAAGGAAATTGATAAAGTTTCTGGTGAAACCAAGAATAAAAAGAGTATTGATGGTAGTTTGGAAAAGATATCCAAGCATAGCTTAGGTGATGCCAATAAAAACGGATTGAAACAAACTGTGGAAGACATGGCTGGTGGTACTGCTGCTGTGAAGCCCAATATGTCTGTAAATGATGATGGAACTCAACAACAGAATAAGAgacccaagaagaagaagaccagATCCAAGAAGAAGATGATCGATTCTGCAACTACTAATAGTAGTAGTGAAGTTACAAAAGAAAAGTAA